The following are from one region of the Ruegeria sp. THAF33 genome:
- a CDS encoding helix-turn-helix transcriptional regulator → MTQIVVDRKVGTIEQRAKLFRGFADPSRLSILGALCGEPLVVHELVERTGLSQPNVSNHLRCLLECGLVNSDRDGRFIRYRISSARIATLLSDVDALLDVVAGGVEACDNYRGR, encoded by the coding sequence ATGACGCAGATCGTTGTGGACCGCAAGGTCGGTACCATTGAACAACGCGCAAAACTATTTCGCGGCTTTGCCGACCCAAGCCGCTTGTCTATTCTCGGCGCGCTGTGCGGGGAGCCGCTGGTTGTTCACGAACTCGTCGAGCGTACGGGACTATCACAACCAAACGTATCCAACCACTTGCGATGCTTGTTGGAGTGCGGGCTAGTTAACAGCGACCGAGATGGGCGCTTCATCCGCTACCGTATCAGTAGCGCACGTATCGCAACGCTGTTGAGCGATGTGGACGCACTTCTCGATGTGGTCGCAGGGGGCGTTGAGGCCTGCGACAACTATCGCGGGAGATAA
- a CDS encoding TrbG/VirB9 family P-type conjugative transfer protein: MQRSFKTLTATAAAVLAFSTPLLAEITPTPDGKNADHRITHFHYVENQVYRITVGERLITYVHFPQGETVRSIGAGDTESFQITRLQEGRVIAFKPEILNSDSNLTVLTNRGTYNFYLVPAESAAERKRVPFRVTFYNKNNSGGTTTRRGTVARSEPKPTGRFVNQNYSRSGKADFAPTAVWDDGVHTYMQIPQDAELPGIFRVLPDGRELMVNTTVKERGIIQVQGLSDLWTLRIEDTSICVRNDGDAFQQASATGRPVTSQTVKPGGSK, encoded by the coding sequence ATGCAGCGTTCTTTCAAAACACTCACCGCCACCGCCGCAGCAGTTTTGGCATTCTCTACGCCTCTGCTCGCTGAAATCACACCGACGCCAGACGGAAAGAATGCGGATCATCGCATCACGCATTTCCATTACGTCGAGAACCAGGTGTACCGCATCACTGTAGGTGAACGCCTGATTACCTATGTTCACTTTCCGCAGGGCGAGACCGTCCGCAGCATTGGCGCGGGCGACACTGAGAGTTTTCAGATCACCCGCCTGCAGGAAGGTCGCGTTATTGCGTTCAAGCCAGAAATCCTGAACTCGGATTCAAACCTGACCGTCCTGACCAATCGCGGGACATACAACTTCTATCTGGTTCCGGCCGAGAGCGCCGCCGAACGCAAACGTGTTCCATTTCGGGTCACGTTCTACAACAAAAACAACAGCGGCGGGACCACAACGCGTCGCGGCACAGTCGCTCGGAGCGAGCCGAAGCCAACTGGCCGGTTTGTGAACCAGAACTATTCGCGCTCGGGCAAAGCGGACTTTGCGCCCACCGCCGTGTGGGATGATGGCGTTCACACCTATATGCAAATCCCGCAGGATGCGGAGTTGCCGGGGATTTTCCGTGTCCTGCCTGATGGCCGCGAGCTGATGGTGAACACCACAGTCAAAGAGCGCGGCATTATCCAGGTGCAGGGCCTTTCCGACCTTTGGACACTGCGCATCGAAGACACTTCGATCTGTGTACGAAACGATGGCGACGCGTTTCAGCAGGCGAGTGCAACGGGCAGGCCCGTTACTTCACAGACAGTTAAACCGGGGGGCAGCAAGTAA
- the lspA gene encoding signal peptidase II, with product MNSRVLGGLCAIAAFGVDQGTKALALNSPALENGVEVLPFLNLVRVLNDGVSFGMLGGVVPWWGLVALAAVVVAWLLIWLWKAPDRLTGAALGLIIGGALGNILDRLRYQAVPDFLDFHYRSYHWPSFNLADVAIFCGAALLFWDSFRTSKVRPENREQDNRKGDVTGG from the coding sequence ATGAACAGCCGCGTTCTCGGTGGGCTTTGCGCCATCGCCGCGTTTGGTGTTGATCAGGGCACCAAGGCTCTTGCCCTGAACTCCCCGGCGCTTGAGAACGGGGTCGAGGTTCTGCCCTTTCTCAACCTCGTGCGGGTTTTGAACGATGGGGTCAGCTTCGGTATGCTCGGCGGGGTCGTACCCTGGTGGGGTCTGGTCGCACTTGCTGCCGTGGTCGTGGCATGGCTGCTGATCTGGCTGTGGAAGGCTCCGGACAGGCTGACAGGTGCGGCGCTCGGTCTGATCATCGGAGGCGCGCTTGGCAATATCCTTGACCGTCTGCGCTATCAGGCCGTCCCTGACTTTCTCGACTTCCATTACAGGTCATACCACTGGCCGTCCTTCAACTTGGCTGACGTGGCGATCTTTTGTGGGGCAGCATTGCTGTTCTGGGACAGCTTTCGCACCTCGAAAGTTAGGCCGGAAAATCGGGAACAAGACAATCGCAAGGGAGATGTCACGGGGGGATAA
- a CDS encoding cytochrome c has product MNECVPAAHRGARSTIRATPEVIAEGQTLYTANCASCHGAEGLGDGEAGRSLVPSPALLRWFVQMPMSGDEYLLWAISEGGQRFGTEMPAFREALTEEEIWKIIAYMRAGFP; this is encoded by the coding sequence ATGAACGAGTGCGTGCCCGCAGCTCATCGGGGCGCTCGGAGCACTATTCGCGCGACGCCTGAAGTTATCGCGGAAGGCCAGACGCTATACACAGCGAACTGCGCAAGTTGTCATGGAGCCGAGGGTCTCGGGGATGGTGAGGCCGGTCGGTCTCTCGTGCCTTCTCCGGCTCTCCTTAGATGGTTTGTTCAGATGCCGATGTCGGGAGACGAGTATCTGCTCTGGGCAATTTCTGAGGGCGGTCAGCGCTTCGGAACAGAAATGCCAGCCTTCCGGGAAGCGCTGACTGAAGAAGAAATCTGGAAAATCATCGCATACATGCGTGCGGGGTTCCCGTGA
- a CDS encoding virB8 family protein, translating into MSHVTDHEKELFLGARRDAFKWQVFGMVGMAMGVASMIGWAMLLPLKEIRAVPFSIDPDTKLPVLLTEKVEELEPSEAMAFREVANYVRDRETYDVQDNNERLKSVLRRSDELAETSYRELWDGSNDNHPDEIYTPKTKVQTEILGVSPVNDETVQVEIRKSLIVPNQATASARYVVTVTYGFEEKIVTSMDELLENPFGFVVTNYRVDAIGKV; encoded by the coding sequence ATGTCACACGTGACAGATCACGAAAAAGAACTCTTTCTGGGCGCACGCCGCGATGCCTTCAAATGGCAGGTATTCGGCATGGTCGGCATGGCAATGGGCGTGGCCTCTATGATTGGCTGGGCGATGCTCCTTCCCCTGAAGGAAATCCGCGCGGTGCCATTCTCCATTGATCCGGACACGAAACTGCCGGTCCTGCTGACTGAAAAAGTCGAAGAACTGGAACCTTCTGAGGCGATGGCCTTCCGTGAAGTCGCAAATTATGTGCGCGACCGGGAAACCTATGATGTCCAGGACAACAACGAGCGCCTGAAATCGGTGCTGCGTCGTTCTGATGAGCTGGCCGAAACGTCCTACCGCGAACTGTGGGACGGTTCGAACGACAACCATCCTGACGAAATCTATACGCCCAAGACAAAGGTGCAGACCGAAATTCTGGGCGTCTCGCCGGTCAACGATGAGACGGTGCAGGTCGAGATCCGCAAGTCCCTGATCGTGCCAAACCAAGCAACGGCCTCAGCCCGCTACGTGGTCACTGTGACCTACGGGTTTGAGGAAAAAATCGTGACGTCGATGGATGAGCTTCTGGAAAATCCGTTCGGCTTCGTCGTCACCAACTACCGCGTAGACGCCATAGGGAAGGTCTGA
- a CDS encoding TRAP transporter large permease subunit, producing the protein MVNEVLTVAMLVVMAIGVFSGFPVALVLAGTGFLGFVAAVWVGITDFQHLGLIYLRARGVLTNESVQFTSVPMLIFLGLILNASGIAETMFRLLGRLLTGVPGRYAIATLLIGLVLAPAAGVIGASVITVALVAYAPMMASGYAPRTAGGAVAASGALGVVFPPAVMLFFISNVFYLRIGLMYVALIVPVLLMVMAFAVYFAVTLRKTVEIPLDTPKTNLVSDLLFVLASVAVIASIPLSIILGFATLTEAAGVGVFGALLVALARKRLSFSSLNSVTVQTSTMTSMVFFIVLGASVFSLSFHLVGGPNVIFDWISAFDLTRWELLAMLLGVIIILGFVFDWIEVLLVFVPVLMPIISELDFADHVGSAYFAQIWIAGLIALALQTSFLTPPFGYALFFAKMAAPKGINLSDIYRGAVPLVAIEIALIAALISFPQLITWLPEMALGDADAPQLIQR; encoded by the coding sequence ATGGTGAATGAGGTCCTCACGGTTGCCATGCTTGTCGTGATGGCGATTGGGGTTTTCAGTGGCTTTCCGGTGGCGCTGGTGCTCGCGGGGACAGGCTTCTTGGGGTTTGTCGCTGCGGTTTGGGTGGGGATCACTGATTTTCAGCATCTGGGGCTGATCTACCTGCGGGCCCGTGGTGTACTGACCAATGAATCAGTCCAATTCACCAGCGTTCCAATGTTGATTTTTCTTGGCCTGATCCTGAATGCCAGCGGGATTGCCGAAACCATGTTTCGCTTGCTGGGGCGTCTTCTGACAGGCGTTCCCGGTCGCTACGCCATTGCGACTTTGCTGATCGGCCTCGTTCTTGCGCCCGCCGCCGGGGTGATCGGTGCTTCCGTCATAACTGTGGCGTTGGTGGCCTATGCCCCGATGATGGCGTCGGGCTACGCACCGCGAACCGCAGGAGGCGCTGTCGCAGCTTCTGGAGCATTGGGTGTCGTGTTCCCGCCAGCCGTGATGCTGTTCTTCATCTCGAACGTGTTCTATCTGCGCATCGGATTGATGTATGTGGCCCTCATCGTACCTGTGCTTCTGATGGTCATGGCCTTCGCGGTCTACTTTGCGGTCACCTTGAGAAAAACGGTCGAAATCCCGCTGGACACACCCAAGACCAATCTTGTGTCAGACCTCTTGTTTGTACTCGCGTCTGTCGCGGTCATCGCATCCATTCCGCTCAGCATCATTCTGGGCTTTGCGACACTAACAGAGGCGGCTGGAGTAGGGGTTTTTGGCGCGCTTTTGGTTGCTCTGGCGCGAAAGCGTCTGTCTTTCTCGTCGTTAAACTCTGTCACGGTGCAGACAAGCACGATGACGTCGATGGTCTTCTTCATCGTACTTGGCGCATCGGTGTTTTCGCTCAGTTTCCACCTCGTTGGTGGACCAAATGTGATCTTCGACTGGATATCCGCATTCGATCTCACCCGGTGGGAACTGTTGGCCATGCTCCTTGGCGTGATCATCATACTTGGGTTTGTTTTTGACTGGATCGAGGTGCTGCTGGTCTTTGTACCCGTACTGATGCCGATTATTTCAGAGCTCGACTTCGCAGATCACGTCGGCTCTGCCTACTTTGCACAAATCTGGATCGCTGGCCTGATAGCCTTGGCGTTGCAGACGTCTTTTCTGACGCCCCCTTTCGGTTATGCCCTGTTCTTTGCCAAGATGGCCGCACCGAAGGGTATCAATCTGTCTGATATCTATCGCGGAGCGGTACCCCTTGTTGCCATTGAGATTGCATTGATCGCGGCGCTGATCTCGTTTCCTCAGCTTATCACTTGGCTGCCCGAAATGGCCCTTGGGGATGCCGATGCGCCGCAATTGATACAGCGGTGA
- a CDS encoding ATPase, T2SS/T4P/T4SS family has protein sequence MSGRNGNSLLEYYTGKIEHLLHDESLSEISVNPDGSVWVEEMGTTHMTRTDITLNRDDVENIGRCVAGFSDVTFGEKKPIATANVPTQQGKARVQVVIPPATTGVGSVAIRLLRVKTVDLGAFSFASKEAALAENNDHSALEKARAALAAGTMNFDELADLAMLSKWNVIIAGGTSSGKTTVLNAMLKRVDPGERIVTIEEVAELDIEQPNSVDLLADRSEEDGPRSPTKLLESALRLRPDRLVCGEIRGDDANMFLELVNTGHDGSVCTMHANSPVDAIGRMSKMVRRGSPTVQKSEVVDDIRATIHMIVHMKKIGDERKVNGVIFPPLMTADQLI, from the coding sequence ATGAGCGGGCGGAACGGCAATAGCCTTCTGGAATACTATACAGGCAAGATCGAGCATCTGTTGCACGATGAAAGCCTGAGCGAAATTTCTGTGAATCCTGACGGATCGGTCTGGGTCGAAGAAATGGGCACAACACACATGACCAGGACAGACATTACTCTGAACAGAGATGATGTGGAAAACATCGGGCGCTGCGTGGCCGGATTCAGCGATGTGACATTCGGAGAAAAGAAGCCGATTGCGACGGCCAACGTGCCGACACAGCAGGGTAAAGCGCGGGTGCAGGTTGTGATTCCGCCAGCAACAACCGGCGTGGGGTCCGTGGCGATCCGCCTGCTCCGCGTGAAAACCGTCGATCTGGGCGCGTTCAGCTTCGCCAGCAAAGAGGCGGCGTTGGCAGAAAACAATGATCACAGCGCGCTTGAAAAGGCTCGGGCTGCTCTCGCTGCCGGAACAATGAACTTTGACGAGCTGGCCGACCTTGCGATGCTAAGCAAATGGAACGTGATCATTGCCGGGGGCACCTCGTCTGGCAAAACCACTGTTCTCAATGCAATGCTGAAGCGCGTCGATCCTGGCGAACGGATCGTGACGATTGAAGAAGTGGCCGAGCTGGACATCGAGCAACCCAATTCTGTCGATCTACTTGCTGACCGTTCCGAAGAAGATGGCCCTCGATCACCAACAAAGCTGCTGGAATCGGCGCTGAGGTTACGGCCTGACCGCCTCGTCTGCGGTGAAATTCGGGGCGACGACGCAAATATGTTCCTGGAACTGGTGAACACCGGCCACGATGGTTCTGTTTGTACCATGCACGCCAACTCACCAGTAGATGCCATTGGACGTATGAGCAAGATGGTGCGTCGCGGATCTCCGACCGTTCAAAAGTCAGAAGTGGTCGATGACATCCGGGCCACCATTCACATGATCGTTCACATGAAGAAAATCGGTGACGAACGGAAGGTCAACGGAGTGATCTTCCCACCCCTGATGACCGCTGATCAACTTATCTGA
- a CDS encoding TRAP transporter small permease subunit: MDWIDRGIRGIGVVTAWLTVVSIAAYGALQMLDRKLQLGVSSYLPDLSTSLLFILIFLTFGYTYLRDGHVRVDVLRRHWSARRIAWIELIGGLFVLLPLAAILTYYGWDGLMRTTKYAETQLWAQRITGVIGPILLALAGMIVALRNIAFLTGRRAQGAPEQASGLHNGE; this comes from the coding sequence TTGGATTGGATTGACCGTGGCATTCGCGGCATCGGCGTCGTGACTGCGTGGCTGACAGTTGTTTCGATTGCTGCTTATGGCGCGCTTCAGATGCTGGATCGCAAGCTACAACTTGGCGTGTCGAGCTATTTGCCGGACCTGTCCACGTCACTGCTGTTCATCCTAATTTTCTTGACCTTTGGGTATACCTATCTGCGCGACGGTCACGTGCGCGTTGATGTTCTTCGCAGACATTGGTCCGCCCGCCGCATTGCTTGGATCGAACTGATTGGCGGCCTTTTTGTCCTTCTGCCGCTCGCCGCCATCCTGACCTACTACGGATGGGACGGTTTGATGCGCACCACGAAATACGCGGAAACCCAGTTGTGGGCACAACGCATCACCGGGGTCATCGGCCCCATCTTGCTGGCTCTTGCCGGGATGATCGTAGCCCTTCGCAACATCGCCTTTCTGACAGGGAGACGTGCGCAAGGTGCACCGGAACAAGCAAGCGGCCTGCACAATGGTGAATGA
- a CDS encoding TrbI/VirB10 family protein, protein MNRTALTLALVTLASSAMAQDAPGQNYQPINGGSQPVIFQPFPAAPQPVQVQPDDTRLPEDQRGYQENQNTTWQNNLVEEYPPIVGASIIDDPSRTLTQGTVLSAVFGGAVSSELPGSVVATITRGVYSMDGTRLLLPRGSKLFGEYRADTTLAQTRIMIVWSRVITPDGLSTQVGSAGTDGQGRTGATGRVNTHFGKRFGTAALLSIIGIAPVALVSDNDSNNSVRTDLATQVGSNLQNATAAALDEYLRITPTVFVDQGSRINAILQRDVVFDSF, encoded by the coding sequence ATGAACAGAACAGCACTCACCCTCGCCCTGGTCACGTTGGCCTCAAGCGCGATGGCACAGGACGCACCCGGTCAAAACTACCAGCCGATCAATGGTGGATCGCAGCCGGTCATTTTCCAACCCTTCCCTGCAGCGCCGCAGCCGGTTCAAGTCCAGCCAGACGACACCCGCCTGCCTGAAGATCAACGCGGCTATCAGGAAAACCAAAACACGACATGGCAAAACAATCTGGTCGAAGAATATCCCCCCATCGTCGGGGCCTCGATCATTGACGATCCGTCGCGCACCCTGACGCAAGGCACGGTTTTGTCGGCTGTGTTCGGTGGCGCGGTCAGCTCGGAGTTGCCCGGCAGTGTCGTGGCGACGATTACACGTGGCGTCTACTCGATGGACGGCACGCGTTTGCTTCTGCCGCGCGGATCGAAGCTCTTTGGCGAGTATCGAGCGGACACGACATTGGCGCAAACGCGCATCATGATCGTTTGGAGCCGTGTCATCACGCCTGACGGCCTGTCAACTCAGGTCGGATCGGCTGGTACGGACGGTCAAGGCCGGACTGGTGCGACCGGCAGGGTGAACACACACTTTGGGAAACGGTTCGGAACTGCAGCGCTGTTGTCCATCATCGGCATTGCGCCGGTGGCACTGGTCTCTGACAACGATAGCAACAACTCGGTTCGCACTGATCTGGCAACGCAAGTGGGGTCTAACCTGCAGAACGCTACGGCAGCGGCGCTTGATGAATACCTGCGCATTACTCCGACAGTCTTTGTCGATCAGGGCAGTCGCATCAACGCCATCCTGCAGCGCGACGTTGTGTTCGATAGCTTCTGA
- a CDS encoding type IV secretory system conjugative DNA transfer family protein — protein MAEFQDLPKGKKVAIAGTMGFIATSACAVLVVGLALEYINTRGFRGLDIWAIPEKFMAQPAETQQIMGLVAVVAVGVLTFAFVAAALRGPSTKYGDATFAKAPQLVQEGYASVLKLKDKLDSEIVFAKFGEPKDKNAIYYKPGPGVQKPHAMFIAPSGSGKTSGFVIPNVLRFNGSCVVLDIKGEIFQTTGARRAAMGDEVFMFDPENPDKSHSYNPLRRAARADNLDRRWEEVIQVATQMFDTPSSSAQGFMGGVEGMFCAMAMLAIKRKRPYISEVLRLVKTTKQKDYEKMAEEVGYARAADEFLNLAAEESKILRSTISVMLNSGLQLWRNPSVARATQGNDINFEDLRRRPSSIYFSVPGKKVKEFRTLIRLFFLDLVNTIETVEPGEDEPFKVLMLLDEFQRLGHLERVVEAYDTMRSFGGRLVVISQTLSRLQDIYGHEGVRAMLANAGTQMFAASEDSEVREHVSRSIGDKTVISKSKSRALGKMEMGSISEREEGIRLLRPEHVGRLPENEVVLIREGKMPVIANKIRYFEDPYFMQFLGGDTPKIKGTHLDLAEEQAKDTAKAVADAKPAPAPVKEVSEKDQELQAAFDAQRTVAKRKSRSAKDMAMEKMKAKRAESSAFT, from the coding sequence ATGGCTGAGTTTCAGGATCTACCCAAAGGCAAGAAGGTCGCGATAGCCGGTACTATGGGCTTTATCGCTACCTCGGCTTGCGCGGTGTTGGTGGTCGGGCTGGCTCTCGAATACATCAACACCAGAGGCTTTCGCGGGCTGGACATCTGGGCGATCCCAGAGAAGTTCATGGCACAGCCTGCAGAGACGCAGCAGATCATGGGTCTGGTGGCGGTGGTCGCAGTGGGTGTTTTGACCTTTGCATTTGTGGCGGCTGCGCTGCGTGGTCCCTCAACGAAATACGGTGATGCGACCTTTGCAAAGGCCCCTCAGCTCGTCCAGGAAGGCTATGCGTCGGTTCTGAAGCTCAAAGACAAATTGGATAGTGAAATCGTGTTTGCCAAATTTGGTGAGCCAAAGGACAAAAACGCGATCTACTATAAGCCCGGCCCCGGTGTCCAAAAGCCGCACGCGATGTTCATTGCCCCGTCTGGTTCGGGCAAAACCAGCGGCTTTGTGATCCCGAATGTCCTGCGTTTCAATGGGTCTTGCGTCGTCCTGGACATCAAGGGCGAGATTTTCCAGACAACCGGCGCGCGTCGGGCAGCAATGGGCGATGAGGTTTTTATGTTCGACCCCGAGAACCCCGACAAAAGCCACAGCTACAACCCTCTGCGCCGCGCAGCACGTGCCGACAATCTGGACCGGCGATGGGAAGAAGTGATTCAGGTTGCAACTCAGATGTTCGACACGCCCAGCTCGTCCGCGCAGGGCTTTATGGGTGGTGTTGAAGGCATGTTCTGCGCAATGGCGATGCTGGCGATCAAAAGAAAGCGGCCATACATTTCCGAAGTCCTGCGCCTGGTCAAAACGACCAAGCAAAAGGACTATGAGAAAATGGCTGAAGAAGTTGGATATGCGCGAGCTGCAGATGAGTTTCTGAATCTTGCAGCCGAAGAATCCAAAATCCTGCGGTCAACGATTTCGGTTATGTTGAACTCCGGCCTGCAGCTCTGGCGCAACCCGTCGGTAGCAAGAGCCACGCAGGGCAATGACATCAACTTTGAAGATCTGCGTCGGCGCCCCAGCTCGATCTACTTTTCCGTGCCAGGGAAAAAGGTCAAAGAGTTCCGGACGCTCATTCGCCTGTTCTTCCTCGATCTGGTGAACACCATCGAAACTGTTGAGCCGGGCGAAGATGAGCCGTTCAAGGTTTTGATGCTGCTCGATGAGTTCCAACGCCTCGGCCATCTTGAGCGCGTTGTTGAAGCCTATGACACCATGCGATCGTTCGGGGGCAGGCTCGTGGTGATTTCGCAAACACTGTCGCGCCTACAGGACATTTATGGGCACGAGGGTGTGCGGGCGATGCTGGCAAACGCTGGAACCCAGATGTTTGCCGCCTCAGAGGATTCCGAAGTACGCGAACATGTGTCCAGGTCCATCGGGGACAAAACGGTCATAAGCAAGTCGAAGTCTCGAGCACTCGGCAAGATGGAAATGGGCAGCATATCAGAGCGTGAAGAAGGCATTCGGCTGCTCCGGCCAGAGCACGTTGGTCGTCTGCCGGAAAACGAGGTTGTGCTGATCCGCGAAGGCAAGATGCCCGTGATTGCGAACAAGATTCGATATTTCGAAGATCCTTATTTCATGCAGTTCCTTGGTGGCGACACGCCAAAGATCAAAGGGACACACCTGGATCTTGCTGAAGAGCAGGCCAAGGATACGGCAAAGGCAGTGGCTGATGCGAAACCGGCCCCTGCCCCGGTGAAAGAGGTTTCTGAAAAAGACCAGGAACTTCAGGCGGCATTTGATGCGCAGCGCACGGTCGCAAAGCGGAAAAGTCGGTCAGCGAAAGATATGGCGATGGAGAAAATGAAAGCCAAACGGGCTGAAAGTAGCGCCTTCACTTGA
- a CDS encoding cation transporter, which produces MANADSTGSAADIPSFRYRVSGMDCAKDAAQIERAAQSAGIAPDAVKVSTATHIMTLTAPEARLPEIEKAVETTGYGFDRIESDEDIQQGAAHQDPGYRRALWIVVILNVGYGVLEMIGGFIAGSQAVKADALDFIGDGAITFLGLLAIGWSLAWRARSALIQGIFLGLLGLGVFGTTIIRAFEPTTPDATLMGILGLIALVINVISVLPLLRYRKGDANMRAVWLFSRNDAIGNAAVVIAAGLVVWLGSAWPDLIVAFGIAGLFLHSSWAIIRDARADLKAVA; this is translated from the coding sequence ATGGCCAACGCTGATAGCACCGGTTCGGCGGCAGATATCCCATCCTTCCGTTACCGCGTTTCCGGTATGGATTGCGCCAAGGATGCCGCCCAGATCGAGCGGGCGGCGCAATCTGCAGGTATCGCGCCTGACGCCGTGAAAGTGTCTACTGCAACGCACATAATGACTTTGACAGCTCCCGAAGCGCGCTTGCCGGAAATTGAAAAAGCCGTCGAGACAACAGGGTATGGGTTTGACCGCATCGAGAGCGACGAAGATATTCAGCAAGGTGCGGCCCATCAGGACCCTGGCTATCGCCGCGCGCTCTGGATCGTTGTGATCCTGAATGTTGGTTATGGCGTTCTTGAAATGATCGGCGGGTTCATTGCCGGGTCACAGGCCGTGAAGGCCGACGCGTTGGATTTCATCGGCGACGGCGCAATCACCTTCCTCGGCCTGTTGGCCATCGGCTGGAGCCTCGCTTGGCGAGCGCGGTCGGCTCTGATCCAGGGCATCTTCCTCGGCCTGCTTGGTCTTGGAGTCTTTGGCACGACCATCATAAGGGCATTCGAGCCGACAACCCCAGACGCCACTTTGATGGGGATTCTGGGCCTGATTGCTCTTGTGATAAATGTCATCTCCGTGCTGCCGTTGCTGCGGTACCGCAAGGGCGACGCGAACATGCGCGCTGTCTGGCTGTTCTCGCGCAACGACGCCATCGGCAACGCCGCAGTCGTTATCGCCGCCGGGCTGGTGGTTTGGCTAGGCAGCGCATGGCCCGATCTCATCGTAGCCTTCGGGATCGCCGGACTGTTCCTGCACTCGTCATGGGCGATCATCCGCGACGCGCGGGCCGATCTGAAGGCGGTGGCATGA
- a CDS encoding DUF411 domain-containing protein produces the protein MDVTRRQIIIAAVGLTSIAPFAAIAQGAPSIHVLKDPNCSCCRVWADILRAEGFRVTEERSFGTLLVRHKLDNGIPQEMISCHTGEIEGYMIEGHVPAADIRRLLDERRDAVGLAVPGMPYGSHGMGPEDQREAYDVFLIRRDGNTEVFTSYEAA, from the coding sequence ATTGATGTAACGCGCCGTCAAATTATTATAGCCGCTGTAGGTCTTACCAGCATTGCACCCTTCGCCGCGATTGCGCAGGGAGCTCCGTCGATCCACGTTCTTAAGGACCCGAATTGCAGCTGTTGCCGGGTTTGGGCTGATATTCTTCGGGCTGAAGGCTTCCGTGTGACCGAGGAGCGCAGCTTTGGAACACTGCTGGTCCGACACAAGTTGGACAATGGCATCCCCCAAGAGATGATATCGTGCCACACAGGCGAGATCGAAGGCTATATGATCGAGGGCCATGTGCCCGCAGCAGACATTCGTCGCCTTCTGGACGAACGCCGAGACGCAGTCGGTCTCGCCGTTCCCGGCATGCCCTATGGATCACACGGAATGGGGCCAGAAGATCAGCGTGAAGCCTACGATGTATTTCTGATCCGGCGCGACGGTAACACCGAAGTGTTCACGAGTTACGAAGCAGCCTGA
- a CDS encoding DUF4177 domain-containing protein — protein MKKFEYRNVLMRVEENAGEKFAKLGQDGWEMVGVVPAEFGIVCFFKRELTDG, from the coding sequence ATGAAAAAATTTGAGTATCGTAATGTCTTGATGCGGGTAGAGGAAAATGCAGGCGAGAAGTTTGCGAAGCTCGGGCAAGACGGTTGGGAAATGGTCGGCGTCGTACCTGCCGAGTTTGGCATCGTGTGCTTCTTCAAACGCGAGCTGACCGATGGCTGA